In one Pseudomonas sp. 31-12 genomic region, the following are encoded:
- a CDS encoding serine kinase/phosphatase has translation MTDSRRPYDAVQPEPIDDNEDRMGSMHELDFDEEEPSAKIGDELPENERERLMPRERVREAGMTGASTDDHESTDDDMSPETLIREDGARDAHEAGEGDQADWDLSIVDEDDIGGGNGLDEEELAKRDPMDGNR, from the coding sequence ATGACTGATTCACGACGTCCGTACGATGCGGTGCAACCCGAGCCCATCGATGATAACGAAGACCGCATGGGTTCGATGCATGAGCTGGACTTCGACGAGGAAGAGCCCAGCGCGAAAATCGGCGACGAGTTACCGGAAAACGAACGCGAGCGCCTGATGCCTCGCGAACGCGTGCGTGAAGCCGGCATGACCGGCGCCTCGACCGATGACCATGAGTCTACCGACGACGACATGAGCCCGGAAACGTTGATCCGTGAAGACGGCGCGCGGGATGCCCATGAGGCCGGTGAAGGCGATCAGGCGGATTGGGATTTGAGCATTGTCGATGAAGACGATATTGGCGGGGGCAATGGGCTGGATGAAGAGGAACTGGCGAAGCGGGATCCGATGGATGGTAATCGTTGA
- the mksB gene encoding Mks condensin complex protein MksB, giving the protein MIEPKRVLRALAEHWALLEPLCEHFDQGTLSLNELRSQLAAQQLDSTPQDITSLLDVWIRLDILVPVAKSPNRFELNAQIHDFLAYLRREHRLGLCLEIEAYLRHLERLAGYIQDAFDIRDGHDLARQLRLLDMRVRDVLKKLANDEQALVAVAERAKTSDRQIPLRQRYAEVLATWDEYVEPMIQLVNADGAFEQGVRKVENVLLKMLTEQQRLGHLVDDDMLLRTHARILEMQTSAQLTLRHARELLLPLREEARRHNAVTRGAALALSAIRRKGIDAVPQAAMPMFTRPQSTFLGSASQVEAYVYALARFEPKPARFPKAHKTQKGEAPRAPRTVREMLERCEDALPMPDLMTWLLEQEPDGATDELLYWFSRLSREKRFTRERLERRDYHTHEHQVSLRSFALLSARDTAAEDSASTPHAS; this is encoded by the coding sequence ATGATCGAACCCAAGCGCGTCTTGCGCGCCCTCGCTGAACACTGGGCACTTCTGGAGCCACTGTGCGAGCACTTCGACCAAGGCACCTTGAGCCTCAACGAACTGCGTTCACAGTTGGCCGCCCAGCAACTCGACAGTACGCCGCAGGACATCACCAGCCTGCTGGACGTGTGGATCCGCCTCGACATTCTGGTCCCCGTGGCGAAAAGCCCGAACCGTTTCGAGCTCAACGCGCAGATCCACGACTTCCTCGCGTACCTGCGCCGTGAGCACCGTCTGGGCCTGTGCCTGGAAATCGAAGCCTATCTGCGCCATCTTGAGCGCCTGGCCGGTTATATCCAGGACGCTTTCGATATCCGCGACGGCCACGACCTTGCCCGTCAGTTGCGTCTGCTCGACATGCGCGTACGCGATGTTCTGAAGAAACTGGCCAACGACGAACAGGCCCTGGTGGCCGTCGCCGAACGCGCCAAGACCAGCGATCGGCAGATCCCGCTACGTCAGCGTTACGCTGAAGTACTGGCGACCTGGGACGAATACGTCGAGCCGATGATTCAGCTGGTGAACGCCGACGGCGCCTTCGAGCAAGGCGTGCGCAAAGTCGAAAACGTCCTGCTGAAGATGCTCACCGAGCAGCAGCGACTCGGCCACCTAGTCGATGACGACATGCTGCTGCGCACCCACGCGCGCATCCTCGAAATGCAGACCAGCGCCCAGCTGACCCTGCGTCATGCCCGCGAACTGCTGCTGCCGCTGCGTGAAGAGGCCCGTCGGCACAACGCCGTGACCCGTGGCGCGGCGCTGGCCTTGTCGGCCATCCGTCGCAAAGGCATCGACGCGGTGCCACAAGCCGCGATGCCGATGTTCACCCGCCCGCAAAGCACCTTCCTTGGCAGTGCCAGTCAGGTCGAAGCCTACGTGTACGCCCTGGCCCGATTCGAGCCGAAACCGGCGCGGTTCCCCAAGGCTCACAAGACGCAGAAAGGCGAAGCCCCGCGCGCGCCACGCACCGTTCGCGAAATGCTCGAACGCTGCGAAGATGCCCTGCCGATGCCGGACCTGATGACCTGGCTGCTCGAGCAGGAACCGGACGGCGCTACCGACGAATTGCTTTACTGGTTCTCGCGCCTGTCGCGGGAAAAGCGCTTCACACGCGAGCGTCTGGAACGCCGCGATTACCACACTCACGAGCACCAGGTCAGCCTGCGCTCCTTCGCCCTGCTC
- the rimI gene encoding ribosomal protein S18-alanine N-acetyltransferase: protein MSDAVSFRPMTEADLDAVLKIEYAAYSHPWTRGIFLDGLGKYQIWLMFEGQQQVGHGVVQIILDEAHLLNITVKPENQGRGLGLTLLEHLMSRAYDAKARECFLEVRDSNRGAFKLYERYGFNEIGRRRDYYPAVGGREDAVVMACTLVD, encoded by the coding sequence ATGAGTGACGCTGTATCGTTCCGCCCGATGACCGAGGCGGACCTGGACGCTGTACTGAAAATCGAATACGCGGCGTACAGCCATCCCTGGACCCGCGGGATTTTTCTCGATGGGTTGGGTAAATATCAGATCTGGCTGATGTTCGAAGGCCAGCAGCAAGTCGGTCATGGCGTGGTGCAGATCATCCTTGATGAAGCGCACCTGCTGAACATCACCGTCAAGCCGGAGAATCAGGGCCGTGGCCTGGGTTTGACGCTGCTGGAGCATTTGATGTCCCGGGCGTATGACGCCAAGGCGCGAGAGTGTTTCCTGGAAGTGCGCGACAGTAACCGTGGGGCGTTCAAGTTGTATGAGCGGTATGGGTTTAACGAGATTGGCCGTCGTCGGGATTATTATCCGGCGGTGGGCGGGCGAGAAGATGCCGTGGTTATGGCCTGCACCCTCGTCGATTGA
- a CDS encoding energy transducer TonB, whose product MQVVNWLPRTELPFAAPSRPELLEMPEPLVVAPVVPASAPAPTANAAAAPVVTPTERVKIEVPRPSLASTRTNAKVEEEAAPVAVKAPVVPPPRFSLQLLRAGRCLLLVELPTGETFQTRDPAYLLLKDMLRAAGLPDSPQIIGEPVRWPLLVRGTMDQGPEAARDFVQGFLSARLEDAPCVCVWLIGLPAVRFAGEANAESFNRELQVEGLGSVWALPGLELLMEEPQRKADVWQAMRRLMARWKESNE is encoded by the coding sequence ATGCAGGTGGTCAACTGGCTGCCGCGCACCGAATTGCCCTTTGCCGCGCCCTCGCGTCCCGAGTTGCTGGAGATGCCGGAGCCGCTGGTCGTCGCGCCGGTGGTGCCTGCTTCTGCGCCAGCTCCTACCGCCAACGCCGCCGCTGCGCCGGTGGTGACGCCGACGGAACGGGTCAAGATCGAAGTGCCGCGCCCCTCGTTGGCCAGCACGCGCACGAACGCCAAGGTCGAAGAAGAGGCCGCGCCGGTCGCGGTCAAAGCGCCGGTCGTGCCGCCACCGCGTTTTTCCCTGCAATTGCTGCGCGCCGGTCGTTGCCTGCTGTTGGTCGAGTTACCCACAGGCGAAACGTTCCAGACCCGCGACCCTGCCTATCTGCTGCTCAAGGACATGCTGCGCGCCGCCGGTCTGCCGGACAGCCCGCAGATCATCGGTGAGCCGGTACGCTGGCCGCTGCTGGTCCGGGGTACCATGGACCAGGGCCCGGAAGCCGCTCGGGATTTCGTGCAAGGTTTCCTCTCGGCCCGACTGGAAGACGCTCCGTGTGTCTGCGTGTGGCTGATCGGCTTGCCGGCCGTGCGTTTTGCCGGTGAGGCAAATGCCGAATCCTTCAACCGCGAACTCCAGGTCGAAGGCCTGGGCTCGGTCTGGGCCCTGCCGGGCCTGGAATTATTAATGGAAGAGCCACAGCGTAAGGCTGATGTCTGGCAAGCCATGCGTCGGCTGATGGCGCGCTGGAAAGAATCAAATGAGTGA